Part of the Terrisporobacter glycolicus ATCC 14880 = DSM 1288 genome is shown below.
AAGTTGTAAACTTTATTAAATCCATTTTTAGATAAAATATCACAAGCTCTTGCACTTCTTCCTCCAGAAGAACAATACGCAACTATTTCACTATCTGTATATAAGTTTAAAGTTGGTAATTTTGATGAAAGTGTATCAACAGATATATTTCTAGCATTTGGAATGTGTCCACCTTTATACTCACCTGAACTTCTCACATCTAAAATTAATATATTGTTGTTATTCATCATCTTTTGTAATTGGGATCCAGTTATAGTAGTATAACTTCTTTTTCTAAATAATCCTGAAATTAATCCCATAACATCTCATCCTCCATATTTTATGCTTCTTTTAAAACTTCTTTTAATGCATTATATGAAAAATCGATTATTTCGCTACAACTTACCTTATTTTTCTTCAAGTTAGCACAAATTTCTGTATTATATTCTTCTCTTACTTTTTTCATTATTTCTTTTGAATATTTTCTAGCTTCATTTGGAGTAGAACTATCTTCTCTACCTTTTATATAACCTGCTACTAAAACAGCCGCATTGACTGCTCCACATAGGCTACCTACTGTTATACCAGTTCCCATTCCACTTCCTAAAGCAACGGGTATATCTGTTTTAAATTCTTCGTTGTATGATTTTATTAGCGCTTCAGCACAAGTGTATCCTTGACTATGATAAATTGATGGTTTTGTCATTTTAATGTCTCCTTCTCAGTTAAATCTAATTATACATATATTGTATCACTATTTTAGTTTTTTTCTGTGACTTTATCACAAATAATATATTATTCCATATAATTATAGTCTAATCTAAAAAACATAATTTTATCATCATACATCCAAAATTCCAGAGAAGTTTTGTTTTTTTTATCTGTATAGCCTAAAATATTAGTTCCTTGCTCTACTCTTTTATAATAATTTTTACCATAGGATTTTATTATTTTATCTTTATCATCACCAATTTTTATACCTTTATTACTAAATATATCTTTATCATTTACAACGAATCTTATAATTTTATCATTATATTTTTCTGTTGCCACTTCCACTTTTTCATTTAAGTAGTAGTAGTTGTACTTAACATTATCTTGGCTAAGTTTATTTATATGTCCATACTTTAATTTTACATTGTCATTATTAATACTTTCACCTAAATATATATCATTAACATTTTCTTTTGACAAATTTGTAGACTTACTAAAAAAATGATGATAGTTCCTCGAAAAACTTAAGCAAAAGAATGCTACAAACATAAACAATAAACCTAAAATGACAAATAATTTTCTCTTCATATATATCCCCTTAATCTAAATTTAATAAATATCTTCTATGACATAAATCCTACTTTCATCATTAATATAAATTAAATACAATTAGCTATTATCATCTTTATTTTTTATTAAAGTCAATATTATACTTATCTGATATATTCACATCTTCTTCTTTTAATCTTTCTAATATATCTTTAATTTCGTTTTCCATATTTTTATTTTTTTCCTCTTGCCAATCAAAATCATTATCTATAGTTTCTTTGTTTGCATATCCATAATATTTATTGCCCATTATCTTCTATTCCTTTATCTCCTCGTCATCTTGTACATATTCTAAAATATCTCCTGGTTGACAATCAAGTGCCTTACATATTTCATTTAATGTGGAAAATCTCACAGCCCTTGCCTTATTATTCTTCAATATTGATAAATTAGCCATGGTAATTCCCAATTTTTTAGAAAGCTCTGTAGCACTCATTTTTCTCTTTGCCATCATTACATCTAAATTTACAATTATAGCCATTTGCTTTCCTCCTTAAATAGTTCTATCATTTTCATCCTTAATATCTATAGTCATTTCAAATAATTTAGACGAAACAAGAGCAAAAACTCCTATAGCAAGTGATAAAAATGAAACTATTACACAAGGTAAAATAGTAAGTGCGTAAAAATATATGTTAAATACAAAGTAAAAAATTATGTTGATTAAGTTAAAAAGAATAACCTCACTAAATGAACAGTAAGCAATATTATTTATTAACTTTGGTATACTCTGAGAAAAAGGATTTTTACTTGTTATATGTGAACACAATTTTTTC
Proteins encoded:
- a CDS encoding rhodanese-like domain-containing protein translates to MGLISGLFRKRSYTTITGSQLQKMMNNNNILILDVRSSGEYKGGHIPNARNISVDTLSSKLPTLNLYTDSEIVAYCSSGGRSARACDILSKNGFNKVYNLSGGIYFYKGKLTKN
- a CDS encoding C-GCAxxG-C-C family (seleno)protein — translated: MTKPSIYHSQGYTCAEALIKSYNEEFKTDIPVALGSGMGTGITVGSLCGAVNAAVLVAGYIKGREDSSTPNEARKYSKEIMKKVREEYNTEICANLKKNKVSCSEIIDFSYNALKEVLKEA
- a CDS encoding helix-turn-helix domain-containing protein, with the translated sequence MAIIVNLDVMMAKRKMSATELSKKLGITMANLSILKNNKARAVRFSTLNEICKALDCQPGDILEYVQDDEEIKE
- a CDS encoding DUF2975 domain-containing protein; translated protein: MKNSYSKILNIIVSAGIILTLIMLAGLPFILGALSKSASINIESKYVTVMTVGIYICAAPYVIALFNLKKLCSHITSKNPFSQSIPKLINNIAYCSFSEVILFNLINIIFYFVFNIYFYALTILPCVIVSFLSLAIGVFALVSSKLFEMTIDIKDENDRTI